In Eubalaena glacialis isolate mEubGla1 chromosome 4, mEubGla1.1.hap2.+ XY, whole genome shotgun sequence, one DNA window encodes the following:
- the BSG gene encoding basigin, giving the protein MAAVWLVVLGLVLLSAQGDFGAGSRIWTSVDDDGSRTRLTCALNHSATEIVGHRWVKGGKVLKEDALPGLRTEYDVDSDDRSGQYSCIFLPEHAGRTDLEVKGPPSVKAVKKSEHATEGETVVLACKSDSFPPVADWLWSKITDSGDQAIANSSQNKFFVVSSETRTELHIPDLDLSSDPGKYVCNGTNSEGAGQAVITLRVRNRFAALWPFLGIVAEVLVLVTVIFIYEKRRKPDEVLDDEDAGSAPLKSSGHHVNDKDKNVRQRNSS; this is encoded by the exons GGAGCAGGATCTGGACTTCCGTAGATGATGATGGCTCCAGAACCCGCCTCACATGCGCCTTGAATCACAGCGCCACTGAGATTGTGGGCCACCGCTGGGTGAAGGGGGGCAAGGTGCTGAAGGAGGATGCGCTGCCCGGCCTGAGGACGGAGTACGA CGTGGACTCGGACGACCGCTCGGGCCAGTACTCCTGCATCTTCCTTCCAGAGCATGCGGGCCGCACCGACCTGGAAGTGAAGG GGCCCCCCAGCGTCAAGGCGGTGAAGAAGTCGGAGCACGCCACCGAGGGGGAGACTGTGGTGCTGGCCTGCAAGTCGGACTCCTTCCCGCCCGTCGCCGACTGGCTGTGGTCCAAGATTACCGACTCTGGGGACCAGGCCATCGCTAACAGCTCCCAGAACAAGTTCTTTGTGGTCTCCTCGGAGACCAGGACGGAGCTGCATATCCCAGACCTGGACCTGAGCTCAGACCCCGGCAAGTATGTCTGCAACGGCACCAACTCAGAGGGCGCTGGCCAGGCGGTCATCACGCTGCGCGTGCGCAACCGCTTCGCCGCCCTCTGGCCCTTCCTGGGCATCGTGGCCGAGGTGCTTGTGCTGGTCACCGTCATCTTCATCTACGAGAAGCGGCGGAAGCCGGACGAGGTCCTAGATG ATGAGGATGCCGGCTCTGCTCCACT GAAGAGCAGCGGGCACCACGTGAACGACAAAGACAAGAACGTTCGCCAGAGGAACTCCAGCTGA